In the genome of Roseofilum casamattae BLCC-M143, the window GTTAAAATAGACTAGTTTTGGGGCAGTTAAGCTCTCCCTCGTTAAGTTCCTCTTAGAACCGATTTTAATTATTGCTCATGGTTCAGACTTTTCTTACACCGTTTCATCGCAAGCTCGGCTCTCCCCTCACGAAAGAGAAAATTACGGTTCTGCAAATTAATTTAGGCAAGCGTTGTAATTTAGCTTGCACTCATTGCCATGTAGAAGCCGGACCGAAGCGGACTGAAGAGCTTTCGGAAGAAATTTGCACTCAACTGATTCAAGTTATCGAGGAGTTTCCGCAAATTGAAACGGTGGATCTCACGGGTGGTGCGCCAGAGATGAATTATGGGTTTCGTGCTTTAGTCGAAGCAGCAAGGGGTGCGAGAAAGGAGGTTATTGTTCGCTCTAATTTAACCATTTTCTTTGTGGATAGCTATCAAGATTTACCGGAATATTTTGCCAAAAATCAGGTGCGAGTGGTGGCATCGCTGCCCTGCTACTTGGAAGATAACGTGGATAAGATACGGGGCAATGGGGTTTACGATCGCTCGGTTCAAGGGTTACAACGATTGAATCAGTTGGGATACGGTCGCGATCGCAACTTGGTTCTCGATTTAGTCTACAATCCTCCCGTACCCTCCTCGCCGTCATTTTCTCTCACTCCCAACCAGCAAAGTCTGGAGTCGGATTATAAGCGTTATTTGTTCGAGCATTTTCAAATTGAATTCAATCGCTTGTTTGCGATTACTAATCTGCCGATTGGACGCACTAAACATCAATTAAAAATTCGTAATTTGTATACGCCCTATCTTTCGTTTTTAGAGGATAACTTTAATGCAGGTACGGTAAAGGGTTTAATGTGTCGTCAAGAATTATCTGTAGATTACTTAGGACGAATTTACGACTGCGATTTTAATCAAATGGAAGATATTCCCGCACGGACAGCAACCGGAGAAATACTGACCGTTAGAAAACTATTGGAATGGGGGAATTTGGATGCAATTTCCCAGGTTGCTACTGGTTCCTATTGCTATGGTTGTACGGCGGGAGCTGGGTCGAGTTGTGGGGGATCGCTGGTGTAATGTTTTCCGGGAAATGCGGGAAATGGATGACCCAAAGAATTGCGAAACCAACTATTTTGTAGTATAATATATTGTCGTAAGGGACTGTAGCTCAGTTGGATAGAGCGAGCGCCTCCTAAGCGCTAGGCCATGGGTTCGAGACCCGTCAGTCCCGCTATTATCTATAAGATGCCCTGACAGGACTCTCACCCATGGACTAGCTCCTAGAAGTCGCCGCTCTACCTAAAATCTACCTAAAACCACCCTAACACCATAGATATTTCTCAACAAGATGGCAATCCAAGCCTCTTATCGAGAAAAATATGGAGTATGCGTTTGCCCTGTGCTTACGCCTTTGGGTGTTGACTTTTGACAGGCTTTGAGATGAGCCCTCACCAGTTCGCGATCTACCAGCTTGGAAGCGTCTATGCCATTTGAGCGAAAATACTCATTAGCTAGACTCCAAGCCTGGTTTATGTAATTGTCAGACATCTGCCTATTTTCTGCCTATTTTTTCCTTAAGTGGACAAAAGGCAGACTAGGCAAAGCGTTCAGGAGTTGAGATAGCGATCGCTACTAGAGAGGTCGTCGGTTCGAATCCCCCCCTCTCCGTTCCGAGAACGAAAGACTTCGTAAATCAGCAAACTACCGGCAACGGCGACGTTTAAAGAGTCCGCTTGACCGACCATGGGAATGCTGACGAGGTCGTCGCAGATGGCTCGCTGTCGGTCGGAGAGTCCTTTTCGTTCTTCTCCCAAACACAATAAGGTGGCTTGGGGATAGTGGCACTGATGAAAGCTTTGCCTGCCTTCGGGAGATGCACCAATGGTGCGGCCGCGATGCTGTTGGATCCAGGATTGCAGCAAGCGAGAGTTGGTGCGGATAAATTTTTGATGGAACAAAGCGCCCATACTCGCGCGGACGGTATCGGGAGCAAAGGGATCCACGGAGCGATCGAGCAGAATGAAGCCTGCGCCGCCAACGGCTTCTAAGGTGCGAATGAGGGTGCCGAAATTGCCGGGAGAACGAATGCGATCGAGGACAATCCAGCAGAGTCCGGCTTGGGGAGTGGTAGACTCGAGGGGGAGCCAGTGTTGCTTGACGATCGCCCCGATACCAGAAGCGCGATCGGTTTGCGAAATGCTCCGAAATTGTTCCGGAGAAACGCGCACCGTGGGAGTTCCGGAGCGCCGAAGCTGACGCACGAGTTTGCGAGCAAGGGGGGCGATGAGTAGATTTTCGCTATAGAGAATAGTTTCGATCTTGAGGTCACAGTCGGCAACTCGGATAAAGTTGCGCACGCCTTCGATAAAGAACGTTCCTTGGGTATCGCGATGGGTGCGATCGCGTTGCAGTCGTTTGATGGCGGCTAGGGTCTGGGTGACCCTAGGGGAGGGACGGCCAATGGTATCGTTATTGGCCATCCTCCTTGCCGGCAATTCCCAAGCATTGAAGGTTAACGGGTTGAGCGTTCATGGAGAGTACGGCCTGATGCCGTTGGAGAATATGCCGTTATGATATCTTTACCGACCGCCCGAGGGCAAGAGGCGATCGTATTCAGGAATTCATTATCTCTTTGATAAATCCAATAGAATATGGTCTAAAAATGTTGAAGAAACCGGGTTTCTGGATATCTTAAACTCAGGGTTTATCTGGTCTGGAGAAACCCGGTTTCCGGCCCTAGCTATGTGTAATTGGCAGCATAGTACACCAGTTGGCCGAGCTGGTGGCGTAAGGTTTCTAAACCTAACCGTTTGCTTGCAGAAATAAACAAGGCTTGCGGATAGTTCTCTTGTGCCAGAGCGAGAGTATCGCCATGAACGCGATCGATTTTATTGAAGGCAATAATAACCGGACAAGAGGCGATCGCCAAATCTGCCAGAACCTCAGACACCGACTCGATTTGTTGTTCCCAAGCGGGATGAGATAAATCCACTACATGCAACAGCGCATCAGATTCGGTAACTTCCTCTAAGGTGGCGCGAAAGGCATCCACCAAGGGGGGAGGAAGTTCGTGAATGAATCCAACTGTATCCGTGAGTAGAATAGTCTGGGGTTCGCCAGTGCTTCCATGGGGAACGACTAAACGGCGAGTGGTCGCATCCAGGGTGGCAAAGAGCTGGTCGGCGGAATAGACCTCGGCATTGGTCAGGGTATTGAGTAATGTAGACTTACCTGCGTTGGTATAGCCGACAATAGCGACGGCTGGAATTTCGCGATGTTGCCGTTGTTGGCGCAACCGCCCCCGGTGGGCCTGGAGTTGGTTCACTTCCTGTTGCAGTCTAGACAAGCGTTTCGCAATTAACCGCCGCTCCGTTTCTAGCTTTGTTTCCCCCGGACCTCGCGTCCCAATACCACCCCCCAACCGGGACATCATTTGCCCGCGACCGGTGAGCCGAGGTAGCATATATTCCAGTTGTGCTAGCTCCACTTGCAGTTTCCCGGCGCGAGACCGGGCCCGTTGGGCGAAAATATCGAGAATTATTTCGGTACGGTCGAGTACTCTAACTCCGGTTTGGCTTTCCAGGTTTTTGACTTGCGCTGGCGATAAGTCGCGGTCGAAAGCAACGAGGGTTGCTCCCAAGGTCTGCACCGCTAAGGCTAACTCGGAAACTTTCCCGGAACCGACAACGGTCTGCGGATGGGGTTGCGATCGCTTTTGCTCCATGGTTTCCAAAACTTCACCACCAGCCGTTTCCACCAACCGCCGCAGTTCTTGCAATCCTTCGGCAAAGCGTTGCAAGCTAATTTTATCGGTCTTTAAGCCAACCAGCAAAACCCGATCGCGATCGGAATCTACTGCTTGCGCGCCAGCTTCCCGCTGGAATTCGCTTTCCAGACTTTCCACTAGATCGAGAAAGTCCTGATTCGTCAGTTGGTCTAAACTGACTGGAGGAGAAAGCATCCAATGAGTTTCTGGGTCGGGAATTAGATGGGCCAGATACGCAGATTTCACGTATCCCGTTGCTCCGCGACCGCTGCGATAAGAACCGCCTCCGGTTAAGGTCAACACCGCTAGAGCATCCAACCGCTGCAGAGCCATTGCCGTTAAGGCAGATTTATTCGGGGGATTTTCTTTCAGTTGGGTGGCAATGCAGCGAATACCACTGAGCCGCTCTGCCCCATATCGCGGCAGTTCTAGGGGAGGGATTTGGGTTTGGTGAGGGTGCCCCACTCCAACTCGAATGACTCGTCCGCGACGGTTAATATAACTACAGACTGGGCGATCGATTTCCGAGCTAATGGCAGCGACTCGCTGAGCAAACTCTGGAGTCGTCAGGCGATCGCCGGGTAACCGTTGATGATACAGTCGTTGTAGTTGTTTGAGTTGGCTTGGCTTTAAGCCTCGAATGTTGCCGTGTATA includes:
- a CDS encoding TrmH family RNA methyltransferase, translated to MANNDTIGRPSPRVTQTLAAIKRLQRDRTHRDTQGTFFIEGVRNFIRVADCDLKIETILYSENLLIAPLARKLVRQLRRSGTPTVRVSPEQFRSISQTDRASGIGAIVKQHWLPLESTTPQAGLCWIVLDRIRSPGNFGTLIRTLEAVGGAGFILLDRSVDPFAPDTVRASMGALFHQKFIRTNSRLLQSWIQQHRGRTIGASPEGRQSFHQCHYPQATLLCLGEERKGLSDRQRAICDDLVSIPMVGQADSLNVAVAGSLLIYEVFRSRNGEGGIRTDDLSSSDRYLNS
- the arsS gene encoding arsenosugar biosynthesis radical SAM (seleno)protein ArsS (Some members of this family are selenoproteins.); the protein is MVQTFLTPFHRKLGSPLTKEKITVLQINLGKRCNLACTHCHVEAGPKRTEELSEEICTQLIQVIEEFPQIETVDLTGGAPEMNYGFRALVEAARGARKEVIVRSNLTIFFVDSYQDLPEYFAKNQVRVVASLPCYLEDNVDKIRGNGVYDRSVQGLQRLNQLGYGRDRNLVLDLVYNPPVPSSPSFSLTPNQQSLESDYKRYLFEHFQIEFNRLFAITNLPIGRTKHQLKIRNLYTPYLSFLEDNFNAGTVKGLMCRQELSVDYLGRIYDCDFNQMEDIPARTATGEILTVRKLLEWGNLDAISQVATGSYCYGCTAGAGSSCGGSLV
- the hflX gene encoding GTPase HflX encodes the protein MDTIHGNIRGLKPSQLKQLQRLYHQRLPGDRLTTPEFAQRVAAISSEIDRPVCSYINRRGRVIRVGVGHPHQTQIPPLELPRYGAERLSGIRCIATQLKENPPNKSALTAMALQRLDALAVLTLTGGGSYRSGRGATGYVKSAYLAHLIPDPETHWMLSPPVSLDQLTNQDFLDLVESLESEFQREAGAQAVDSDRDRVLLVGLKTDKISLQRFAEGLQELRRLVETAGGEVLETMEQKRSQPHPQTVVGSGKVSELALAVQTLGATLVAFDRDLSPAQVKNLESQTGVRVLDRTEIILDIFAQRARSRAGKLQVELAQLEYMLPRLTGRGQMMSRLGGGIGTRGPGETKLETERRLIAKRLSRLQQEVNQLQAHRGRLRQQRQHREIPAVAIVGYTNAGKSTLLNTLTNAEVYSADQLFATLDATTRRLVVPHGSTGEPQTILLTDTVGFIHELPPPLVDAFRATLEEVTESDALLHVVDLSHPAWEQQIESVSEVLADLAIASCPVIIAFNKIDRVHGDTLALAQENYPQALFISASKRLGLETLRHQLGQLVYYAANYT